The segment TTGTACATAACTTAAACTCGGGGAAAAAAAGGTTTAATTTTATTACCTTGATCCTGGAATATATAAGGTACGAGTAGCTTCAATGAAATGCTGGGCTTGTTCTCTTTGAAGCTCAAATATCTTTCGACCTTCTTCATAATTGCTTCCAAAGGCTGTTCTAGAAATCACATCACTAGTCAATCTTTGAAGGTATGGCCATATATCGATTTCGCAAGATGTTCCTTTCGTTGAGATTGACTCCTCCCATTGGCTCACCATTTCAGTGCAACTCAAATGAACTGCTGGAACCATACTCTACACATTTGTAAACCACACATTAGTGCAAGTCATGGAAAGGAACAAAAAATGAAANaaaaaaaaaaaaaacagaatgaAAGCAGAGTTgatgatatcatatcatgaaTTTGTGATAATTAATACGAGTGGAAAGAAACTTCTTTTATTGAATTATGTGTGACCATCTTATTTAAAAGTATAAACAGTTAAAACTTCAAACATATCTTCAACTTTCACATGTAAGCCATACATATAAACGAAAGTAGAGGAGCCAGGATTTTCACAAAGGGGATTGGAAACAACATACTTATTGTATAAGCTAAGTGTGGGAAGCCCCTTAGTtgaaagtttaagaaagaaggACAGACTTGAACTTTATGGTATAAAACAAACCTTAAGCATTTGCGcgactataaattatttcactAATGACAAAAGAgaaatttcaaagttaaattctTTCTAACAATAGAAAGAAGATATTCTTATTGGAACAGACTATAAAGAAAAGTGTATCACATATATTGTGACGGAGGGATTGAACATACCTTAATCTTCTCCATATGGAAAGCAGGATTGAGGATTTTTCTATGCATTGCCCATTTATCCTCTTCATAGGTTGAAACTCCTTGTGCTAGCAACTTGGTGATGGGAGTTAATTTAGGCTTTTGGTAGAGAACATATTTGTTAAACACATCTCTTATTACCTCAGCTTCCCTT is part of the Solanum stenotomum isolate F172 unplaced genomic scaffold, ASM1918654v1 scaffold18367, whole genome shotgun sequence genome and harbors:
- the LOC125850654 gene encoding cytochrome P450 CYP72A219-like — its product is MHRKILNPAFHMEKIKSMVPAVHLSCTEMVSQWEESISTKGTSCEIDIWPYLQRLTSDVISRTAFGSNYEEGRKIFELQREQAQHFIEATRTLYIPGSR